A region of the Pseudomonas anguilliseptica genome:
TGAAAGCTGTTCTGGCTAAGCGTGCCGTTCTGGGTCAGCTTGAAGATCAACTGCGCCAGCGCATCCGGGCGGCGGCTGACCAGAAACAGCGAGGCGGCGTCGCTGTTGGACAAGCGCCGCCCTTCGATAAGAATTTTTTCCAGCAAGCGGTCCAGATCACGCTCGGCCGACAGCGCCAGACCCACGTCCACCAACTTGCTCAGATCATCATGCTTGCCCGCCAGGGCGGCGGCCAGTTGCTCGGTCTGATGGCGTAGGCTGTACTGCTCGCCGGCAAAACGCAGCAGCGCCGACAATTCCTCGGCACTGGCATGCGGCGGCAACGGCAATACGCCAGGTTGATCCATGCAGCCCATCAGAATCGCGCCGCAATCCAGCCAGTCGGTCAACGGCTGCAGCGCCAGTAACCGTTCGTCAAGCAGCACCAGCGCCAGGTCATCCGGCAACTCGTCAGGCACGTCAATCGCCTGCAAAGTCAGCGGGCACTGAGCCAATACGTTGCACAGGGGATGCGCGCCAAGCGCATTACTGTGGCCCAGCACAAGGCGGGAAGTGCCCATGGTGGTTGTCCTCAGTCGCAGTTGCGTGACAGCAGTGCGACAGAGTATTGCACAGGATCCAGCCGTTGCCCGGCCATCCGGCGCATGCCGAACGGCCGGGTAAAACGGCTTAGGTGGCGGGCTGCAACTGCATGCCCTGCTGCATTTTTGCGGCATCGACAACGAAGCAGCGCGAGGCCTGCAGCAGCGCCAGCATGGTCAGCATCAAGGCCACCGGGATCAGATACATGGCGTTATGCAGGCCGACAGCCTTGAAGGTTTCGTTCATTTCACTGGCCCCGGCGGCGAGCATTGCCGCGTGGGAGTAGTGATCCGACAGCATGCCCACCGCCAATGGGCCAAGGCCGCCGCCGAGCAGGTACAGACCAGCGAAGAACAACGCCATGGCGGTAGCACGCAGACGTGGCTCGATCACATCCTGAATCGCGGTATAGACGCAGGTGTAGAAGTTGTAGGCAAACAGCCAGCCGATGCTGAACAGCGCCACGAACACGGCGATTTCAATTCGTCCGGCCAGCAGGGCGTAGCCCGTGGCGACAGAAGCAATCAGCATGCTCAGTGCGGCAAACAGCAGGCGGCCGCTCTGCCAGCGTTGGTGGATCTTGTCCGCCAGCCACCCCCCCAGGGTCAGGCCGACCAGGCCGGTCAGGCCAACGATCACCCCGGTGGCCATAGCCGCCTGCTCCAGCGGCATCAGGAAGTAGCGCTGCAGCATCGGCACCATGAACGAATTGCAGGCATAGGTGGCGAAGTTGAAAGCCAGGCCAGCCATCACCAACCACCAGAAGGTGCGGATCGCCAGCACCTTGCGCAGCGGTTTATCCACTGGCGTGGCGCGCGATTGCACCAGTTCGGCCGCACCGCGCTTGGGCTCGTTGATAAAGAACATAAACAGCGCCAGGATCAGCCCCGGCACCGCGGCAATAAAGAACGGTGCGCGCCAGCTGTCGAACGCCTTGACCATCGCACCGATGGTGAAAAAGGCCAGCAGCAGACCAATCGGCAGGCCAAGCATAAAGATGCCCATGGCACGCGCGCGCTTGTGCGCCGGGAACAGATCACCGATCAGCGAGTTGGCCGCCGGCGCATAGCTGGCCTCGCCAATGCCGACGCCCATGCGAATCAGCAGGAAGCTCCAGAAGTTCCAGGCCAGGCCGTTGACCGCCGTCAGCCCGCTCCAGACTGCCAGCCCCCAGCCCATGATCTTGCGCCGCGCGCCGGTGTCAGCCATGCGCCCCAG
Encoded here:
- a CDS encoding spinster family MFS transporter; its protein translation is MQQSLQAANAWRILFLLFLANLFNFFDRTIPAIIIEPIRMEWDLSDLQLGLIGTAFTIVYAIAGIPLGRMADTGARRKIMGWGLAVWSGLTAVNGLAWNFWSFLLIRMGVGIGEASYAPAANSLIGDLFPAHKRARAMGIFMLGLPIGLLLAFFTIGAMVKAFDSWRAPFFIAAVPGLILALFMFFINEPKRGAAELVQSRATPVDKPLRKVLAIRTFWWLVMAGLAFNFATYACNSFMVPMLQRYFLMPLEQAAMATGVIVGLTGLVGLTLGGWLADKIHQRWQSGRLLFAALSMLIASVATGYALLAGRIEIAVFVALFSIGWLFAYNFYTCVYTAIQDVIEPRLRATAMALFFAGLYLLGGGLGPLAVGMLSDHYSHAAMLAAGASEMNETFKAVGLHNAMYLIPVALMLTMLALLQASRCFVVDAAKMQQGMQLQPAT